Proteins co-encoded in one Triplophysa dalaica isolate WHDGS20190420 chromosome 16, ASM1584641v1, whole genome shotgun sequence genomic window:
- the zdhhc5b gene encoding palmitoyltransferase ZDHHC5-B isoform X1, translating to MPVGLSVGGALGDPSPSRRFKPSRYVPVSAATAFLVGATTLFLCFTCPWLSERFSSSIALYNTVVFLFTLANFCMATFMDPGIFPRAEEDEDKEDDFRAPLYKTVDVRGIQVRMKWCSTCRFYRPPRCSHCSVCDNCVEDFDHHCPWVNNCIGRRNYRYFFLFLLSLTIHIMDVFGFSLLYILHHTKQLDQVHSGVTVAVMCVAGLFLVPVAGLTGFHFVLVARGRTTNEQVTGKFRGGVNPFTHGCLKNIANVLCSSQAPRYTGRLRKPHSIQVQPPFLRPPLSEAQLEAKVLDNGIQQSKSSLEIMESLSTDADPPPPPKPEHRYPGLPHTQNEECSLLTEAPPTPSLYKYRPATAHSSKMTRGNSMTESPSVPVTTGQPSYRSDPSLSSRGGAGCRGGGEVGRAGSGGLGGASTYGGRSYPSFTDTFLQSAAASCSSSLRSAQTAHNALGPLISEGTTSTSYKSLANQTRNGSMSYESLLTPSESPEFESAAHELSPPRPHPPNSLSTAPGAPPLLGYTSPYLSAQQREGSLQACPAPLRPSPNRAFLHPMSSPPSRAQPHSPRARSLGSPPPGPAPGHTPLGKSVSYAGGAELQRRPASSGGGTPMQNSTLRHNMANHNAYALKPAGGVKKVTGVGGTTYEISV from the exons ATGCCTGTCGGTCTCAGTGTGGGCGGGGCTCTTGGAGACCCCTCCCCATCCCGCCGGTTCAAGCCCAGTCGCTATGTGCCTGTGTCCGCAGCAACAGCCTTCCTTGTGGGAGCCACAACTCTGTTTCTCTGTTTCAC GTGTCCGTGGCTATCAGAGCGATTCTCCTCCTCCATTGCTCTCTATAATACTGTGGTCTTCCTCTTTACATTGGCCAACTTCTGTATGGCCACATTCATGGACCCAGGAATTTTTCCCAGAG CGGAGGAAGATGAGGATAAAGAGGACGATTTCCGAGCTCCCCTTTATAAGACAGTGGATGTGAGGGGCATTCAAGTGCGCATGAAGTGGTGCTCGACATGTCGGTTTTACAGACCACCACGCTGTTCGCACTGCTCCGTGTGTGACAATTGTGTAGAG GATTTTGATCATCACTGCCCATGGGTGAACAATTGCATTGGGAGGCGGAACTATcgttatttttttctgtttctgctcTCGCTCACTATTCACATTATGGATGTGTTTGGATTCAGTCTACTATATATCCTACATCACACTAAACAGCTGGACCAGGTTCACTCGGGAGTCAC TGTGGCAGTAATGTGTGTTGCTGGTTTATTCCTGGTTCCAGTTGCAGGACTCACTGGGTTCCATTTTGTCCTTGTAGCAAGAGGGAGAACAACCAATGAACAG GTGACTGGAAAGTTCAGGGGTGGCGTTAACCCTTTTACGCACGGatgtttgaaaaacattgcAAACGTTCTTTGCAGCTCGCAGGCTCCCAG GTATACGGGACGGTTGAGAAAGCCTCATTCCATTCAGGTCCAGCCTCCGTTTCTGCGTCCACCTTTATCTGAAGCCCAACTAGAAGCTAAAGTCTTGGATAATGGCATCCAGCag TCTAAAAGTAGTCTGGAAATCATGGAGAGCCTGTCCACCGATGCCGACCCCCCTCCACCCCCAAAACCAGAGCACAGATACCCTGGGCTGCCTCACACACAAAATGAAG AGTGCAGTTTGCTGACTGAAGCTCCTCCCACACCCTCATTGTATAAATACAGGCCGGCAACAGCACATTCCAGCAAG ATGACCCGAGGGAACAGTATGACCGAATCTCCCTCAGTCCCTGTCACCACGGGTCAGCCCAGCTACCGCTCGGACCCCAGTCTGTCAAGCCGGGGTGGTGCAGGGTGCCGTGGGGGAGGGGAGGTGGGTAGAGCAGGCTCGGGGGGACTGGGTGGGGCCTCCACGTATGGAGGACGTTCTTATCCTTCTTTCACTGACACCTTCCTCCAATCGGCGGCAGCCTCTTGCTCCTCCAGCCTTCGCTCCGCCCAAACAGCGCACAACGCCCTCGGACCACTTATTTCTGAGGGTACGACGTCCACTAGCTATAAGAGCCTAGCCAATCAGACGCGCAACGGTAGCATGTCGTACGAAAGTCTGCTGACGCCCTCCGAAAGCCCGGAGTTCGAGTCTGCCGCTCATGAGCTGTCCCCACCCAGACCACACCCTCCAAACTCTCTTAGCACAGCACCAGGGGCCCCGCCTCTTCTTGGGTACACCTCCCCGTACCTGTCTGCTCAGCAGAGGGAGGGCTCTCTCCAGGCCTGCCCTGCCCCCCTAAGACCCTCCCCCAACAGAGCTTTCCTGCACCCAATGAGCTCACCCCCTTCTCGGGCTCAGCCCCATTCACCTCGCGCTCGCTCATTGGGCTCCCCTCCTCCTGGCCCTGCCCCTGGCCATACACCTCTTGGCAAATCAGTGTCCTACGCAGGTGGTGCCGAATTACAACGCCGCCCAGCTAGCTCAGGGGGCGGGACTCCAATGCAGAA TTCGACTCTAAGACACAACATGGCCAATCATAACGCCTACGCGCTCAAACCAGCAGGAGGGGTGAAGAAAGTGACTGGGGTTGGAGGAACAACTTATGAGATTTCAGTGTGA
- the clp1 gene encoding polyribonucleotide 5'-hydroxyl-kinase Clp1, whose amino-acid sequence MTAEAPEKSAEDGMSSAGGAGTSGTRFDLDKETELRFEVEAGERVQLELLSGMAEVFGSELNKNKKYTFGPGSKIAVFTWHGCGVSLTGKTEVAYVSKDTPMMLYLNTHAALEQMRRQAEKENERGPRVMVVGPTDVGKSTLCRVLLNYAVRLGRRPTLVELDVGQSSVSIPGTMAGLCIERPADVEEGFSVQAPLVFHFGSTTPGTNIKLYNKLTSCLAEVFSQRCEVNRKASVGGCIINTCGWVKGSGYQALVHCASAFEVDVVLVLDQERLYNELKRDLPHFVRVVLLPKSGGVVERSKGGRRESRDEKIREYFYGFRGTSFYPHAYDVRFSDVRIFKIGAPSIPDSCLPLGMSQDDTQLKLVPVSPGRDLTHHVLSVSSVDDDAEPGDGQSRGILESPVCGFIVVTAVDTQAQVMTVLSPAPRPLPRHTLLIMDIRFIDLK is encoded by the exons ATGACTGCAGAAGCCCCAGAAAAGTCAGCCGAGGATGGCATGAGCTCGGCGGGTGGTGCTGGAACTTCGGGTACACGTTTCGACCTGGACAAGGAGACAGAACTGCGTTTTGAGGTCGAAGCAGGAGAACGAGTCCAACTTGAGTTGTTATCTGGTATGGCAGAGGTGTTCGGATCCGAgctgaacaaaaacaagaaatacaccTTCGGGCCAGGTTCTAAGATCGCTGTGTTCACCTGGCATGGCTGCGGCGTGTCGCTTACAGGCAAAACAGAG GTGGCGTATGTCTCCAAAGATACACCAATGATGTTATACCTCAACACACATGCAGCACTAGAGCAGATGAGACGTCAagcagagaaagaaaatgaaagaggTCCAAGG GTTATGGTGGTTGGTCCTACTGATGTAGGAAAGTCAACATTATGTCGGGTGTTGCTGAACTATGCTGTGCGACTGGGACGAAGGCCTACGCTGGTAGAACTGGATGTTGGCCAAAGCAGT GTGTCTATACCTGGAACTATGGCAGGTCTGTGTATTGAACGTCCTGCTGATGTAGAGGAAGGTTTCTCTGTCCAGGCTCCGCTTGTCTTTCACTTTGGATCAACAACACCAGGAACCAACATCAAACTTTACAACAAG CTGACTTCATGCCTCGCAGAAGTGTTCTCCCAGCGCTGTGAGGTGAACCGCAAAGCTAGCGTGGGTGGCTGTATTATCAACACCTGCGGCTGGGTCAAAGGTTCTGGCTACCAGGCTTTGGTCCACTGCGCTTCGGCCTTCGAGGTGGATGTTGTTCTCGTCCTGGACCAGGAACGTCTCTACAATGAGCTGAAACGTGACTTGCCACACTTTGTGCGTGTAGTCCTTCTGCCAAAGTCCGGTGGCGTTGTGGAGCGCTCCAAGGGCGGCCGACGAGAGTCACGGGATGAAAAAATCCGGGAATACTTCTACGGATTCCGTGGTACTAGCTTTTACCCTCACGCCTATGACGTGCGCTTTTCAGACGTGCGCATTTTCAAGATCGGAGCACCCTCCATCCCAGACTCTTGTCTGCCATTGGGCATGTCCCAGGACGACACCCAGCTAAAACTTGTCCCAGTTAGTCCAGGTCGGGATCTGACCCACCACGTTTTGAGTGTCAGTTCTGTGGATGATGATGCTGAGCCAGGTGACGGTCAGAGTAGAGGGATCCTAGAGAGTCCGGTCTGTGGGTTTATAGTTGTGACAGCGGTTGACACGCAGGCTCAAGTGATGACTGTTCTCTCACCAGCGCCCAGGCCGCTGCCACGACACACTCTGCTCATTATGGACATTCGTTTTATTGATCTCAAGTAA
- the zdhhc5b gene encoding palmitoyltransferase ZDHHC5-B isoform X2 — MPVGLSVGGALGDPSPSRRFKPSRYVPVSAATAFLVGATTLFLCFTCPWLSERFSSSIALYNTVVFLFTLANFCMATFMDPGIFPRAEEDEDKEDDFRAPLYKTVDVRGIQVRMKWCSTCRFYRPPRCSHCSVCDNCVEDFDHHCPWVNNCIGRRNYRYFFLFLLSLTIHIMDVFGFSLLYILHHTKQLDQVHSGVTVAVMCVAGLFLVPVAGLTGFHFVLVARGRTTNEQVTGKFRGGVNPFTHGCLKNIANVLCSSQAPRYTGRLRKPHSIQVQPPFLRPPLSEAQLEAKVLDNGIQQSKSSLEIMESLSTDADPPPPPKPEHRYPGLPHTQNEECSLLTEAPPTPSLYKYRPATAHSSKMTRGNSMTESPSVPVTTGQPSYRSDPSLSSRGGAGCRGGGEVGRAGSGGLGGASTYGGRSYPSFTDTFLQSAAASCSSSLRSAQTAHNALGPLISEGTTSTSYKSLANQTRNGSMSYESLLTPSESPEFESAAHELSPPRPHPPNSLSTAPGAPPLLGYTSPYLSAQQREGSLQACPAPLRPSPNRAFLHPMSSPPSRAQPHSPRARSLGSPPPGPAPGHTPLGKSVSYAGGAELQRRPASSGGGTPMQKMTMSLC; from the exons ATGCCTGTCGGTCTCAGTGTGGGCGGGGCTCTTGGAGACCCCTCCCCATCCCGCCGGTTCAAGCCCAGTCGCTATGTGCCTGTGTCCGCAGCAACAGCCTTCCTTGTGGGAGCCACAACTCTGTTTCTCTGTTTCAC GTGTCCGTGGCTATCAGAGCGATTCTCCTCCTCCATTGCTCTCTATAATACTGTGGTCTTCCTCTTTACATTGGCCAACTTCTGTATGGCCACATTCATGGACCCAGGAATTTTTCCCAGAG CGGAGGAAGATGAGGATAAAGAGGACGATTTCCGAGCTCCCCTTTATAAGACAGTGGATGTGAGGGGCATTCAAGTGCGCATGAAGTGGTGCTCGACATGTCGGTTTTACAGACCACCACGCTGTTCGCACTGCTCCGTGTGTGACAATTGTGTAGAG GATTTTGATCATCACTGCCCATGGGTGAACAATTGCATTGGGAGGCGGAACTATcgttatttttttctgtttctgctcTCGCTCACTATTCACATTATGGATGTGTTTGGATTCAGTCTACTATATATCCTACATCACACTAAACAGCTGGACCAGGTTCACTCGGGAGTCAC TGTGGCAGTAATGTGTGTTGCTGGTTTATTCCTGGTTCCAGTTGCAGGACTCACTGGGTTCCATTTTGTCCTTGTAGCAAGAGGGAGAACAACCAATGAACAG GTGACTGGAAAGTTCAGGGGTGGCGTTAACCCTTTTACGCACGGatgtttgaaaaacattgcAAACGTTCTTTGCAGCTCGCAGGCTCCCAG GTATACGGGACGGTTGAGAAAGCCTCATTCCATTCAGGTCCAGCCTCCGTTTCTGCGTCCACCTTTATCTGAAGCCCAACTAGAAGCTAAAGTCTTGGATAATGGCATCCAGCag TCTAAAAGTAGTCTGGAAATCATGGAGAGCCTGTCCACCGATGCCGACCCCCCTCCACCCCCAAAACCAGAGCACAGATACCCTGGGCTGCCTCACACACAAAATGAAG AGTGCAGTTTGCTGACTGAAGCTCCTCCCACACCCTCATTGTATAAATACAGGCCGGCAACAGCACATTCCAGCAAG ATGACCCGAGGGAACAGTATGACCGAATCTCCCTCAGTCCCTGTCACCACGGGTCAGCCCAGCTACCGCTCGGACCCCAGTCTGTCAAGCCGGGGTGGTGCAGGGTGCCGTGGGGGAGGGGAGGTGGGTAGAGCAGGCTCGGGGGGACTGGGTGGGGCCTCCACGTATGGAGGACGTTCTTATCCTTCTTTCACTGACACCTTCCTCCAATCGGCGGCAGCCTCTTGCTCCTCCAGCCTTCGCTCCGCCCAAACAGCGCACAACGCCCTCGGACCACTTATTTCTGAGGGTACGACGTCCACTAGCTATAAGAGCCTAGCCAATCAGACGCGCAACGGTAGCATGTCGTACGAAAGTCTGCTGACGCCCTCCGAAAGCCCGGAGTTCGAGTCTGCCGCTCATGAGCTGTCCCCACCCAGACCACACCCTCCAAACTCTCTTAGCACAGCACCAGGGGCCCCGCCTCTTCTTGGGTACACCTCCCCGTACCTGTCTGCTCAGCAGAGGGAGGGCTCTCTCCAGGCCTGCCCTGCCCCCCTAAGACCCTCCCCCAACAGAGCTTTCCTGCACCCAATGAGCTCACCCCCTTCTCGGGCTCAGCCCCATTCACCTCGCGCTCGCTCATTGGGCTCCCCTCCTCCTGGCCCTGCCCCTGGCCATACACCTCTTGGCAAATCAGTGTCCTACGCAGGTGGTGCCGAATTACAACGCCGCCCAGCTAGCTCAGGGGGCGGGACTCCAATGCAGAA GATGACTATGTCTCTGTGCTAA